GAAACGGCGCGGCGACGAGGACGAGGAGCAGGGCGAGCACGGGGCGGAATGCCGGCGGAAGCTGGCGCGGGGCGGAGTGGCGGACGAAGGGGCTCATGCAGCCATGGTAGCAGAAACGTTTTCAACCTCGTAATTGAAACTCAAAAAAAATTTTTGAGTTTTTGGAAAATTTTCAGAAAACAAATGTTTGTTTTCACATGAAGAAGAAACCGGACATGATAAAAATCCAGGAGCTTGCGCGGTGCGCCGGGGTTTCGATTGCGACCGTCTCGCGTGTTTTCAACCACCACCCGAACATCCGGCCCGAGTTGCGGCAGCGCGTGTTCGAGGCGGCGCGCGAGCACGGCTACCAGCCGCGGCTTTCGCTCAAGCAGAAGAACGTGGTCATCATCACGCCCTACAACGCCGTGTGGCCCGTGCAGGGCTGCGTGGACATGATTTTGATGGCGCTCACGCAGGAGCTGCCGCGGCGCGGCTTCCGGCTGGAGATCCTGCCCGTCAACAACCGCGAGCGGCTGGGGGAAATCCAGTTTTGCGCCGCCGTCGCCATCGGGGCGGAACCGGCGGACTTTGCCGACTGGCCGGGGCGCTTCCCCGTCCCGCTGGTCATCCTGGACCGCGACGGCAAGCCCAAGCCGTCGCACGTGTTTCACGTCCGCTCGGACGAGGCCCAGGGCATGAGGCTCGCCATCGCGCATCTCCACGAGAGCGGCTGCCGCAAGATCGGCTGCATCATCCACGGGGACCCGGGCGCGGGCAACGCCGCCCTGCGGCACGCGGCCATCCTTCGCGCGCTGGAGACGCGGAAACTCCCCTGCGACGACTCACTGGTCCTGTTCTCCGGCGCCGGCGACGAGCGATACGTGGAGTTGATTGGAAAACTCTTGAAGCGCGGCGTGGACGCCCTGTTTTGCCCCGGCGGAAACGCCGGCATCATCGCGCTCCACGCCTTCTCGCTCTACGGGCGGCGCGTGCCGGAGGACGTCTCGCTCATCGCCTCGGAGCAGACCTCTTTTTCCCAATACACCGTGCCCCCGCTGACGACCATTTCCCCCGACTATCCGACGATGGCCGCGGCCACCGCCGACGCCATCGAGGCTCACCTGTCCGGGGACACCCCGCCGGCGCGGACGGTGCTGCCGTATGGCTTGCTCAAGCGCGAAAGCGTCGTCCTGCCACAAACACCGGCGAGAAGAAGGACGTGAAAAGGAAGCAGGACCAGCCCGCCGCGGCAGGATATGAGAGCGGGAGGAGTTCCTCTTTGCGAAGGTGAAAAACCGCCGGGTGAGGGCCAGCCGGCGAGTTTCCAAGACAGGACACTCACCTGTCGCGCTTTTCTACTTCTGAAACAACGAGCCGAGGGCGTTCAGGCTTTTTATCGGCTTGGTCTTTTTTGACGGCAACGGCATCGCCGCGGGCGGTGCGGACGCGGGCTCGGGCGGAACGGCCGGTGCGGCGGATTGGTTTTTGTCCGCAGCCTTTTCGCGGTCCGCGCCCTCGCCCGCCCTGCCGGCGCCCTCCGCGTTTTCCAGGCGCCGCAGCTCCGCCCGCGCGCGGTCGAGCTTCACCGGGGAAACAGGCTCCGCGGTGCCGAGTTCCTGGGCAAACAGGCTCAACCGGAATTCCTCCACCAGCCAGCGAAACGCTTCCGCCGCCTCGCGCCACGCAGGCGGCATTTTTTCCCCGGCGCGCAACAGGCCGGCGATCCGCGCCGCCTCCCTCGCATAAGGCGCGAGCGCGCGGACGCGCTCGGCGTCCTTCACGGGATTCTGCCGCCAGCGTCCGGCGCGCAGGCGCATCGCCTTCAAATAACGCGGCAGATGCGCGAGACGGCCATAATGCGTCACGCGCAGGAAATCCGGCGGCACCAGCGCCGCGACATCCGCCGCCAGCCCGTCCGGCGCATCGGGCAGCACCTGCAATTCCACCCGAGCCGACAGGATTTCCCTCAACAAATCCATCAACCGCGGCACCACGCCGCGCAAGTCGCGCTTCGCCCCCGCCACGGCCGCCGCAAACGCCTCCGCCGTCAGCCACGCTCCGCCCTCCGCCAATCGTTCTCTTGCTCGTTCTCTCTTTGTTTCACTTTCGGTCGGCGCATCATCCGCCATCGCCGTCGCCGTTTCATCTTCGAGAGAACGAGCAAGAGAACGAGAACGATTCGAGGCGAAACCCTCCACGCGTGCCGCATCGCAAACCCAGTCTCGAAGCATCGCGAAGGCTTGCGCCTGAAGCGTGTCCATCGGGGCGGCTGCCGCGGCGAGCGGACCGAGTTCCCGCAACGCCCTCAGGTCGCGCTCCAGCCAGGCAAGCTCGTATTTCAACTCGCATTCCAGCAGCCGCGCCAGCCCGCGCGCCGTCCCGGCACGCGCGGCCTCGGGCGTCTTGAACAAACGCAACGCCACGCCGTCGGCGGGCAAGATGGCGCGGGCATCCCGCTGGTGAGTTTGCGTGGCACGGGCGTCCCGCCCGTGGACGGCGCAGCCGCCCGATCCGCCGCTTTTTTTGGAGCGGAAGGATGCCGTTTCCACCTGCAACCCGGGGAAAGCCTCGACCGGCATGCCGGCCTGGTCGCCGATGCGCACGCACGCCGGGATGCCGCCAAACGTCCACGCGGTTTGCGGCGGCGTCTCCCAACGCGACCGCGCGCGGCGCCACGCGGCGGGATCTTCGCGGGAGGCGTTGGCGCTCGCCTCGCGCTGGCGCTCGGAAAACGCGGCGCGGATCCCGTCGAGGTCGCGCCCCGCGCAGATTTCCGCGCCGTTGTCATCGACCACGCGCACGCGCACGCGGAGGTGCTCCGGCGGCGGCTTCGCGGCCCACAGTGTAGTTATTATTTGGATACTGAATCGCTCCGCGATGACGGCGGCGAGCGCGTCGATGAGCGACTCGCTGCGTCCGGTCAGGCGGTCGCGGCCCGCGGCCTGTTCCGCCAGGCTGCGCGCGGTCTCGGCCAGCGGCATGAACGCGCGGCGCAGCTCCTTCGGCGTGACGCGCAGGTAGTGCTCAACCTTGGCCGCGAGATGGCCGGGCACGGCCCAGTCGAGCGCGGCGGCGGTGAGCGCGCCGGCGTCGCGCACGTTGACCTCGATGGTCACGCCGTCGTCGTCCTGGCCGGGCTTGTAGGCATAGGCCAGCGGCAGCGCGCGGTTTTCGAGTTCGACCGCCTCGGGAAACGCAACCGCGTCATGGGAGAGTTCGCCGGGATCGCGCAGGTCCTCGATGTCCATCTCAAGGAAACGCGGCTCGCGGGGCTTGCGTTCGCGCACCAGCGCGATGAGTTCGGGCACGGAGGAGACGGGCGGCGGGGATTCCCCGTAGGGCTCGACCTTGGGTCGAGCCGCGTTTGCGCACGGCGGTTCGCGGCCTGACACAAGGTCAGGCCCTACACTGGCGCACGGGCGCGTCCCCATCTCCGCCACGCCCAGCCGTTCCGCGTAAAAGCGATACACGGCCTCGTCGAGGTTCATGTAGCTGCTGTCGCGGGCGCGGGTCAGGAGGTTTTCGACCTTGGCCCGCACGTCGCGGTTGTGCGCGAGGAAATCGAACGGCCAGGTGATGGCGTCGTTCACGAGCGCCTCGCGGATGAAAATCTCCGTCGCGTGCGCCGGGTTCACCCGGCCGTAGCCGACGGCGCGCACGTCGAGTTCGAGCCCGTGCAGGCGCGAGCGTTGCTTCACCAGCACGCGGCCCTTCTCCTCGTCCCAGAAGGGCTCGCTGTGCGAGATTTTGAGGAGGTGTGCGCCGAGTTCGAGCGCCCACGCGGGATCGAAGCGCGCGCAGGTGCGCGCATAGAGCCGCGAGGTTTCCATGATTTCCGCCGCCATGACGGCCTTGGGGCTTTGGGGGCGCTTCGCACGACTCTTCGAGTCGTTCTTATTGCGCGCGTCGCTGCCGCTCGTCCGGGCCTTGTCATTGTCGCGGTTGAACAGGACCGAACCCGGGAAAATCGCCACGCGCCGGTCGTGCGTGGATTTGTAGGCGCCGGTTTCGTCATCGCGGAGGGCGATGTTGCCGAGCAGCCCGGTGAGGATGGACCGGTGGACGGCGCGGTAGGCGGGCGAGCCAAAGGCGAGGTCGGGCTCCTTGTCCCCCAGTCCGTCGCGCACCGAGCTCATGCGCCCGTCCTCGCGCCCGCTCATCACGTCGATGAGCTGCGCGTGGATGTCGCGCCATTCGCGCAGGCGCGTGTAACTCAAAAAATGTCCGCGGCAAAAGCGGCGCAGCCTCGACTGCGACATCGTTTCGAACTCGTCGTGAAAAGCCTCCCAGATGTTGAGCAGGGTGAGGAAATCGGAGTCGGGATGCGCGAAGCGGCGGTGCGCGGCGTCGGCCTGCGCCTGCTTTTCCAGCGGACGCTCGCGCGGGTCCTGGATGGAAAGCCCCGCGGCGATGACGGCAACCTCGCGCAGGCATTTTTCCCTGCGCGCCTGCAAAATCATGCGGCCCACGGTGGGATCGACCGGCAGCCGGGCGAGTTCGCGCCCGATGTCCGTGAGCCGGTGCGCGCCGGCCCCGGGCTCCCCGCCCTGCTCCAGCGCCCCGAGTTCCTCCAGCAGCGCGTAGCCGGCGCGGATGGCTTTCGCCGCCGGCATATTGATGAAGGGAAAACGCTCGATGTCGCCGAGGCCGAAGGCCTTCATGCGCAGGATGACGTCGGCGAGGTTGGCGCGCTGGATCTCCGGTTGCGCGAAACGAGGGCGCTCGTTGTAGTCTTTTTCCGAATACAGGCGCACGCACACGCCCTCGGCCACGCGGCCGCAGCGGCCCTTGCGCTGGTCGGCGCTGGACTGCGCGATTCCTCGGCGCGGCAGCGCGGCGGTGCAGCGCCTGCGCGGCGTGGTGGCGATGACGAGCGTGGGCGTGAAGACGCGCTGTTGCTCGGCGTTGGAGAGGCGCCCGAAAAGCGGGACGATTTCGCAGTCACGCAGCCCTCCCGCCCCGCCGCCGGCGCGGGAGTTTCCCCGCCCTTCGAGCAAATCGGCCGTCTCGCGGATGTCCCGCTCGGCGGGCATGAACACGAGGATGTCGCCCCCGGCCCGTCCCTCGCTTTCCGCGACGATGCGCCCGACCGCCTCGACCGCGCCGTCGATATAGTGCAGCGCCTCGGCGCGCGCCTGCGGCTCGTCGTCCTCGGCGGCGTCGGAGCCCAGGCCGTCGAGCGGCGCGTAAACCACCTCGACGGGAAAGGTCCGGCCCGAGACCTGGATGACGGGCGCGTCGTCGAACGCCTTGGAAAAGGCGGCGGTGTCGATGGTGGCGGAGGTGATGATGATTTTCAGCTCGGGGCGCCTGTGGCGCAGCAGGCGCAGGTGGCCGAGCAGGAAGTCGATGTTGAGCGAGCGCTCGTGGGCCTCGTCGATGATGATGGTGTCGTAGGCGCGCAGCATCGGGTCGCCCTGCACCTCGGCGAGCAGCATGCCGTCGGTCATGAACTTCACGATGGTGGAGGGCGAGGTCTGGTCGCTGAAACGGATCTTGCAGCCGACCTCGCGGCCCCATTCCACGCCGAGCTCCTCGGCCACGCGGCGCGAGATGGACAACGCCGCCACGCGGCGCGGCTGGGTGCAGGCGATTTTGCCAAGCGCGCCGCGCCCGGCGGCGAGGCACATTTTCGGGATCTGCGTGGTCTTGCCCGAGCCGGTCTCGCCGGCGAGAATCACGACCGGATGCGCCTGGATGGCCGCGACGATTTCCTCCGCCCGTTCGCTGATGGGCAGGGCGGGCGGAAAGTCGATGCGCAGGCGCGGCGGCGGTGTCGGCTGGTCGGTCACGAGATTTTCAGGTTGTCATTATGCTCCGGGCAGGGAATCCAGAACGACTCCATTGCGGGAATCCACCCGAAATTCACGACATCATTTCATGGCTCAAAAACCACCACCCTTGCCCGGCGACATTCTGAACCGCGTCATTCTCGTGGCGTCCGTTGACGGACGGCTGCTGCTCATCACGCTCGGCGCCCTTGCCGTCATGTTTGCCATGGGAGGCAATATCGCGGGCGCCCTGGTCTGCGTGCTCGCCGCCGGCACGGGGGCGATGGAACTGCACGGCGCAAGCCTGCTCGGCGGCGGCGATTCGCGCGGCATAGGCTGGCTGGTGCGCGCGCAGTTGCTGCTCATGGCGCTGATCCTGTTTTTTACGGGCTGGCAGCTCACCCATTACGATCCGGCTTTTTATGCGGCGCATTCCGACGAGATGTTCGAACGGCTGCCGGGCTGGTATAAAAAAATGCTGGATAACAACGGCATGACGCGCGCGGATCTGCCCATGTTGTTGAAGGCGGGTTACATGATGTTTTTCACAACGGTCGGCTGCCTGACCATCGCCTACCAGGGCTTGCTGGCGCTCTACTACCACCGGCGGCGCATCCCGATCGAAATCGCGCTCGGCGAGGCTGAAGACGCGGAAGAGCACGCGGAGTGACAGCCAAACCCGGACGTCCTTCTTATCCTCCATCTTTCTCTTTCTTCTTTATCTTTCCTCTTTCTCCCAAACGTGTCGGTGTGATGCCGGATAAGAGAAAGAGGAAAGATAAAGATGGCAGCGCGTGCTGGGGGGAGCACGCTATTTTTTGTCCGCGATTTCCAGACGCACCACGACGGGGCGGTGGTCGCTGGCTTGCATGACTTGCGGGCCGTCGTAAATCCACGCCGCGCCTCCGACGACCGCATCGCGCAGACCCGGCGACACGAGGATGTGGTCGAAACGCGAGTAGGTGTCCTGCTTCGCCCAAAACAAAGTCCACACCTCGCCACGCGTGTCCCCGGCCGGAAGGATGTCGGCGATGAGCGTATCGCCGCGACGGCTGAGCGCGCGCAGGGGGCGGTTGGCGCGGGTGTCGTTGCAATCGCCGACGAGCAGGAATCTTGCCTTCGCCCGGTCGGGGAAAACCTTCAGCACCCGGTCGCGGACCGCCTCGGCCTCGGACGTGCGCCGGATGGCCGACTCGGGATCGTCCGGGCGGTCGGTATAACGGCTTTTCAGATGCACCACGAAAATCGTCACGACCTCGTCATCCGCCGGCGGCGCGCCAATCGCGCCCGCCGGGACCCGCACCTCCAGCAGGCCGCGCTTCACAAAATCCTGTTCGTCAAAATAGCTGAAACTCAAATCCGTGTGCCGCCCCACCGACACAAACGGCCGCTTCGACAACACCGCCAGGTGCCGGTCGGCATCCTGCGCGTCGAGCACGATGCCGTAAGGATAATCGACCCCGTCGCTCCGCAGGTCGCGCTGCAACTCGTCGAGAAACGGCTGCGGCCCCATTTCCTGCAACGCGAGCACATCGGCGCCGATCGCCTTGATGACGGCGCGCAGCGCGTCCTTTTCGGATTCGGGTTTCGGATACTCCTTCTTGTATTCGCCATCCGCCATGCGGCTTTCCAGCGTGTAATTTTTCACGTTGTAGGTCGCGACGGTGAGAGTGCCGGCGAAAACCGGCTGGCCGGCGAAGAAAACAAAGAGAACCAAGACGGTGAGGAAAACGCACCGTAGGGCCTGACCTTGCGTCAGGCCGAGCCTGTGTGCGACATGCCGCCGGGTTGCCTGGCCTGACGCAAGGTCAGGCCCTACGTTTGCCGGTGAGCTCATTGTCCGGCGTTGAGCGCCGCCTCGCGCTCGACCAGTGTGGGATGCGAATAATAAAACCCGCTGAACCACGGGTGCGGCGTGAGGTTGCTCAGGTTTTTCTGCGCAAGCTTGCGCAGCGCGCCGACGAGCGGCGCGGGGCCGCCCATCACCTCGCGGGCAAAGGCGTCGGCCTCGTATTCGTGCTTGCGCGAAAACAGGTTGCCGAGCGGCGTGAGCCAGAACGTGACCGCGCCGCCGAGCAGCGCGAACAGCAGGAACGCCGGCGCGAGATCGCCCGCGGGAAACCCGAAGGCGGGGTTGAACCATGCGCTCCCGGCCAGCCACGCGATGACCGCAAAGCCGCCCAGCATCATCGCGGCCGAGACCGCCAGCATTTTCGGGATGTGGCCGCGTTTGTAGTGGCCGACCTCGTGCGCCAGCACCGCCTCCAGCTCCTCGGGCGCAAGCTGCCCGATGAGCGTGTCGAACAGCACGATGCGGCGGAAGCGCCCGAACCCGGTGAAGTAGGCGTTCGAATGCCCGGAGCGCTTGCTGCCGTCCATCACCTGGATGGTCGAGGCGCGAAACCCGGAGCGTTCCGCCAGCGCCATCAGCCGCGCGCGCAGCTCGCCGTCCGGCAGCGGAGTGAGTTTGTTGAACAGCGGCAGGATGAGCTTCGGGTAAAGCACGAGCATCAGTAGTTGGAAACCGAATACAAAAACGAATCCCCACGCCCACCACGCGCCGCCCGCGAGCTGAGCGAGCCAGAGCAGCACCCAGAGCACGGGCGCGCCGATGACGATGGAAAGCGCGAGGCCCTTGATTTTGTCCGCCACCCACAGGCCGGGCGTGCTTTTGTTGAAGCCGAAGCGTTGTTCGAGCCGGAACTGTCCCCACCAGTCCAGCGGCAGGGAAAAGAAGCTGAGCGCGATGCCGGTGCCGATGAGAAAAAACACGCGGCTCCACAACACCCACGCGCCCGAGGCGTCCGCCGGGCAGACCGCCGCGTAGACGCGCGGCAGCACGCCGCTCAGCAGGAGCGCGGCCAGCACGAGCGCATCCCACGCCAGCTCGACGCGCCCGAGCCGCCCCTTGGCGAGCGTGTAGGCGGCGGCGCGTCCGCTGGTGGCGGCGTCCATGATCGCGGCGACCGGGGCGGGCGGCGCGTCCGCGTGGCGGCGGACTTCGCGGCTGTTGAGCAGGCTGAGAAAAATTTCCGCCGCGAGACGCAGCGCGATGAGGACAAGCGCCAGGAACAAAATCATGATGCGGCAGGTTGCCCGGTCTTTTCGCCGCTGGCCAAGGCAAAAACGAGCCGGGTCTCAAACCGGGTGTAATCGGAAGTGGTGGTCCGCCATGCGCAGCCGCGCCAGCGACTGGGAGCGCCGGCTTCCAGCCGGCAGACGACGCGAAGCGTCGCCAAACCCACGGGCGGGACGCCCGTGCCACCTGCCGGCAAGATGCCGGCGCTCCCAGTCGCTGGCGCGGCTGCGTTGCGCCTTATGGCTTTCGGCTTGGGTGGCGACGAGGACGCCGCCGCTCCGTTTGTGACACCTCTTCCGGTTGCCCCCCCCTCAAACCTGATAGGTTTGGAGCGGAACCGGGTCGATGAGCTTGGTTTTCGGAAGCTTTTCGGCGAGTTGTCCGGCGAACCAGGCGCGGGCTTCGTTTTCACCGTGCGTGAGAACGATGACGCGCGGATCGGCTTGCACGGCGAATTCCAGCAACTCCTCGCGGTCGGCGTGGCCGCTCAGGTCGAAACGCTCGACGCGGGCCTTGATCTTGGTCTTCACGTTGCACGCCTTGAAGAGGAACTGGTCGCCGGGCTTCGAGGCCAGGAGTTCGCCGCCGGGCGTGTCGGGGTCGCAGTAGCCGACGAAGCCGATGGTGTTGCGGGCGTGGCCGACGAGCCCGGATGCGAGGGTGTAGGATGGCGTGCGCTCGACCATCATGCCGGAACTGATGATGTAGAGGCCGTTTTGCTGCGGATCCTCGCCGGGGTTGAGCTTGCGCGGGGTGGGCTTGATCTGGAGTTCCTTGATGATGCCGCGGTTGAAGCGGACGTGCTTGGTCTTGCGCGAGATTTCGTCGAAGTAGTCGGCCAGGTCCATGCCGAGGCCGGCCGCGAAAATGGGGCAGTCAACGAGACGGCGGAATTTGCGCGCGTCGTGGATGATGGAGAGGATTTCCTGCTGCCGGCCGAGCGCGAACACGGGGATGAGATACGAGCCGCCGCGCTGGATGGTGTCGTTAATGCTGTCGATGAGGCGGTTGACCTCGATGAGGCGCGTCTTTTCGGAGCCGCGCGCGGTGATGCCCCGGGTGGTTTCCATGACGAGCGTGTCGAAGCGCCCGGCCGGGAATTTCGCGCCGGGAAGCGTGCGCTGGTCCTCGAAGAGCACGTCGCCGGTGAGGAATATCTGGCGCCGCTTGTGGTGAATCTCCACCCCCGCCGCGCCTGCAACATGGCCGGCCGGGTGGAGGATGATGGTGATGTCGTCCTTGCCGCCCTGAATGCGCTTGGCCTGGCCGAACGGGATGCCGGTGAGGCGTTTCGCGATGCGGTCGATCTCCTCGTGGGTGAAAAGCGGATACTCGGGAATGTTGGCCTCCTCCTTCTGGCGCACCATGACGTTGGCGGAGTTATGCAGCATGCGCTCGACCAGCATGCGGCTGGAGGTGCTCATGACGACGGGAGCCTCGGGGTGCTCGCGCAGGAGCACGGGCAGGCTGCCGATATGGTCGAGGTGGCAGTGCGTGATGATGATGAGATCGAGATGGACGCCGCGTATCGGCCCAAAATCGGGCGCGGCGCGCCGCCCCGCTTTTTTCGGGTGCAGGCCGCTGTCGATGACAAGGTTAAGACTTCCGATCTGGATGTAGTGACAGTTCGCGCCGATTTCGCCGTCGCGGTTAAGGTCAATGAGCTTCATGTAGTGCAAGCGAGAAAGAGGGAGCGGACGCGCCTCCGCAAGAGCAAGATTTGCGAGGGGATGCAAAGCCGCCGGGTGTAAACAGGTCCGCCATAACGGGGGCGATGGAGATCGTTGTCTTTTGGGGTTGTGCAGAGGACATGGGAAAACGCAGGGGCGGGAAGTCCCGGGACTCCGGCCCATGCGCGCACGCGGACACCGGTCACCCGTCCAGCCGGGTCGGGATGATCATCTCGAACTCAGGCAGCATGACGTGGATGCGATGGCCGAGGTCATCCACGCCGTGAAAGCTGCCTTGGGCGCGCGCGTCGGTGCCGGTCACGTGGTAGCTGTTGTAGGAGAATTCCTCGCCGGGCGCGATGCGCGGCGTCTCGCCGACGATTTTGTCGCCTTCGATGACGACGCGCGACCCGTCGGCCTGGCGGAGCACCCATTTGCGCCCGAGCAGCTTCACGATGCGGTCGGAGGAGTTTGTGATGGTGATAAAATAAACAAACGCGTGCGGCTGGTCCTCGGGCAGGCTTTTCCCTCCATGGTGATAAACAAGCCGGTCGAGGCGCGCGGTAAGTCCGGGAAGTGTGAGCGAGTTGGCGGGCACGGCTGGATGAAACTGCACGGTAATATAACGCATGCAACCCGTGTTTGCCAATGCCGGGAATCCGGCATTCCCCATAAAAGCGGCCCCGCACTCCCACCTTGCCCAACCGGGGCATCGGGCCTTCACTCGTGCTTTTTCCATCCTCAATTTCGCCAAGACACCAACCATCCCGCGACCAAACCATGTCCGCCACCGCAGCCTCTTCCGCCAAATCCCACCCGCAACCCGCCGACGACGCCTTCTGGACCAGCCAGGACGGCCAGATTCTCACCGTCCGCCCGTCCGCCAACGGCGACCGCACGGTCTCGCTCACCCTCGCCTTCTGGCCGCGCCATCCCGCCGAGTTCGACACCATGAAGGCCCGCATCGCCGACCTGCATTTTACCGAGCGCAGCACCCTCGCCCGCATCGGCATCGAGATGGTCCGCACCAGCCCGCTCTCCGTTGACGGCAACCGGCTCGTGTTTGAGGCCGAGGCGTTCCTCTTCGACCACAGCTTCCCCAACGCCTCTTACTGGAAAAAACTCCTCCGCTCCGGCGCGCCCGTCGGCCGCCTCTTCTACGCCCCCGAATCAGCCAAGCTCTCCTCCACCGAAATCCAGGACGCCATCGCCGGCAACGCCCTCAAGCTCCCCGCCTCCATCAGCATCGACCGCCACGGCTCCGTCTTCCTTACCCCGCACAACGTCCGCTATTCGCTCAATCCCCGCCTCCAGCGCCCCGAGTTCGAGCGCCTCGTCTCCGGCGACGCCGGCCGCTCCTACCTCGACAAGGTCCAGGTGCGCCACGAGACCCCGCTCCTCACCATCCCGCCCCGCTCCGGCATCCTCACCAGTTGCTCCATGTATTTGAAAGAGCACTACGTCATCCTCAACCGCGGCGAGGGCAACTTCGGCATCCACACTTCCGCCGTCCTCCTCGACCCCATAAAGACTTTCGGCACCAACATCATGCTGGAAATCTACAACACCGGCGACCAGCCTGTCATTAATCCGGTCGTCTCCGTCGAGGTTTTCCGCGCCCCCGCCCCCGCCGACACCGACAGCAAATCCCTCCTCAAAAAACGCGCGCGCCTCCTCGCCTCCGCCACCGAACTCTACCACTCCCTCGACGAAAACCCGCCCCGCGACACCGCCGAGGCCAAGCCCCGCGCCCGCGTCACGGTCAAGGGGCAGAACTCCGCCCAGGAAAACCGCTCCCTTTTCCTCCATTCGTCGCTTCTCTTCGACCACGCCGTTCTGAAAACCGCGCTCGCAGACGCCGCCGATCCCGGCGCCGTCACCCATCGCACCGTGGTCAACGCCCTCGACGCCGCCCCCGCCGACGCCGACACGCTCGTCACCGACTACTTCCCCAATCTCCCCGAGCAAATCGAAATCCTCGCCCGCCTCCCCCAGCTCAAGCTCAAACGCCTCATCTTCCGCCGTCCCTCCCGCACCCACGGATTCTTCCTGTCGCACAACGCCCACGGCCGCCTCGTCAACTATGACGACCTCGGCATCGATGTTTACTGGTATAACGACCAGCTCGGCGACCTCTACCTTCACACTTACAAAAAGGACCACGGTTTCTTTGTGCGCGAGGAACTCGCCCGCAAATTCCAGGAAACCACCATCCTTGCCTTCTACGGCTCCGCGGTCGGTCTCGACCAGGCCGACACCGACCGCATCTCCGCGCTCATCGACAAGCTCACCGGTTTTATCGGCACCAACGTCGGCGTGCTCACCGGCGGCGGCGGCGGGGTCATGCGCCTCGCCACCGAACAGGCCCGCGGCAAAGGCGCCCTCACCGGCGCCTGCTTCCTCGAACTCGAAGCCCAGCCCCCGGAAATCGGGGTCGATTTCTTCAACACCTTTCAGGAAACCTCGCGCCACTACCGCCAGAAATGGTTCGAAGTCGCGGATTTTTGCATCTTCAACGTCGGCGGAGTTGGCACGCTGGAGGAAATCGGCATCGAACTCTGCAACCTGAAACTCGGCATCCGCCCGCGCGTCCCCTATATATTCTACAACAGCCGCTTCTGGACCGACCTGCGAAAACAGGTCCGCAACATGGTCAAAACCAAACGCGCCCCCGAATGGATGCTGGACTATATATTATTTACCGACGACCCCGACGAGGTCGTGAGCTTTTATAGAAAAACGCTGCGGGTTTTATGAAGTGATGCCATTTCCCAATAAAAATTCCCCTTTAGGTAGGGCGAGGCGTCCCGCCGAGCCGCAGGCGGACAACGGCTCGGCGGGACGCCTCGCCCTACCCGAAAAGGGGATTCCCCTTGGTTTTTTCGGGGAAAGGGCGCTACGCCATCGGACGCAGAAAAAACGGCGTTATCCGCGAGTTGGATTGAGCGGCAGTCGCGGCATCCTCCAGCATGGCGTGCCGCAAGCCCGGCAGAAGCAGCTTCTGCACCTTGAAACGATGGGGACGTCCGACGGGCAGCGATGTCGCGCCGTCGGCCAGCCACAACCGCCAGACGCCTCCGGTCCGGTCCAGGCGGGCAATCTTGTCGATGTTCACGATGTGCGAGCGATGCACCCGCGTGAAATTTCCGGACGGGAGAAGATTCTCCCATTCGCTGAGTGACCGCAGCCCGTCGAATTTCCGTCCGTCGACCGTATGCAGGCAGGAATGATTCCGGTCCGAGCTGACATGCAGGATCTGCTCCTGCGGCAGCGACACCACGCCATTGCCCTGCACGACATAAAGCACAGGCAGGGCCTGCACCGGGTCCTGCGCAGCA
This genomic stretch from Termitidicoccus mucosus harbors:
- a CDS encoding LacI family DNA-binding transcriptional regulator, which encodes MKKKPDMIKIQELARCAGVSIATVSRVFNHHPNIRPELRQRVFEAAREHGYQPRLSLKQKNVVIITPYNAVWPVQGCVDMILMALTQELPRRGFRLEILPVNNRERLGEIQFCAAVAIGAEPADFADWPGRFPVPLVILDRDGKPKPSHVFHVRSDEAQGMRLAIAHLHESGCRKIGCIIHGDPGAGNAALRHAAILRALETRKLPCDDSLVLFSGAGDERYVELIGKLLKRGVDALFCPGGNAGIIALHAFSLYGRRVPEDVSLIASEQTSFSQYTVPPLTTISPDYPTMAAATADAIEAHLSGDTPPARTVLPYGLLKRESVVLPQTPARRRT
- a CDS encoding endonuclease/exonuclease/phosphatase family protein produces the protein MVLFVFFAGQPVFAGTLTVATYNVKNYTLESRMADGEYKKEYPKPESEKDALRAVIKAIGADVLALQEMGPQPFLDELQRDLRSDGVDYPYGIVLDAQDADRHLAVLSKRPFVSVGRHTDLSFSYFDEQDFVKRGLLEVRVPAGAIGAPPADDEVVTIFVVHLKSRYTDRPDDPESAIRRTSEAEAVRDRVLKVFPDRAKARFLLVGDCNDTRANRPLRALSRRGDTLIADILPAGDTRGEVWTLFWAKQDTYSRFDHILVSPGLRDAVVGGAAWIYDGPQVMQASDHRPVVVRLEIADKK
- a CDS encoding DUF3418 domain-containing protein, which gives rise to MTDQPTPPPRLRIDFPPALPISERAEEIVAAIQAHPVVILAGETGSGKTTQIPKMCLAAGRGALGKIACTQPRRVAALSISRRVAEELGVEWGREVGCKIRFSDQTSPSTIVKFMTDGMLLAEVQGDPMLRAYDTIIIDEAHERSLNIDFLLGHLRLLRHRRPELKIIITSATIDTAAFSKAFDDAPVIQVSGRTFPVEVVYAPLDGLGSDAAEDDEPQARAEALHYIDGAVEAVGRIVAESEGRAGGDILVFMPAERDIRETADLLEGRGNSRAGGGAGGLRDCEIVPLFGRLSNAEQQRVFTPTLVIATTPRRRCTAALPRRGIAQSSADQRKGRCGRVAEGVCVRLYSEKDYNERPRFAQPEIQRANLADVILRMKAFGLGDIERFPFINMPAAKAIRAGYALLEELGALEQGGEPGAGAHRLTDIGRELARLPVDPTVGRMILQARREKCLREVAVIAAGLSIQDPRERPLEKQAQADAAHRRFAHPDSDFLTLLNIWEAFHDEFETMSQSRLRRFCRGHFLSYTRLREWRDIHAQLIDVMSGREDGRMSSVRDGLGDKEPDLAFGSPAYRAVHRSILTGLLGNIALRDDETGAYKSTHDRRVAIFPGSVLFNRDNDKARTSGSDARNKNDSKSRAKRPQSPKAVMAAEIMETSRLYARTCARFDPAWALELGAHLLKISHSEPFWDEEKGRVLVKQRSRLHGLELDVRAVGYGRVNPAHATEIFIREALVNDAITWPFDFLAHNRDVRAKVENLLTRARDSSYMNLDEAVYRFYAERLGVAEMGTRPCASVGPDLVSGREPPCANAARPKVEPYGESPPPVSSVPELIALVRERKPREPRFLEMDIEDLRDPGELSHDAVAFPEAVELENRALPLAYAYKPGQDDDGVTIEVNVRDAGALTAAALDWAVPGHLAAKVEHYLRVTPKELRRAFMPLAETARSLAEQAAGRDRLTGRSESLIDALAAVIAERFSIQIITTLWAAKPPPEHLRVRVRVVDDNGAEICAGRDLDGIRAAFSERQREASANASREDPAAWRRARSRWETPPQTAWTFGGIPACVRIGDQAGMPVEAFPGLQVETASFRSKKSGGSGGCAVHGRDARATQTHQRDARAILPADGVALRLFKTPEAARAGTARGLARLLECELKYELAWLERDLRALRELGPLAAAAAPMDTLQAQAFAMLRDWVCDAARVEGFASNRSRSLARSLEDETATAMADDAPTESETKRERARERLAEGGAWLTAEAFAAAVAGAKRDLRGVVPRLMDLLREILSARVELQVLPDAPDGLAADVAALVPPDFLRVTHYGRLAHLPRYLKAMRLRAGRWRQNPVKDAERVRALAPYAREAARIAGLLRAGEKMPPAWREAAEAFRWLVEEFRLSLFAQELGTAEPVSPVKLDRARAELRRLENAEGAGRAGEGADREKAADKNQSAAPAVPPEPASAPPAAMPLPSKKTKPIKSLNALGSLFQK